The genomic region CAGCGCGCCCTCCATGCGGGCCGCCTCCAGATCCAGCTCGCTGACTACCGATTCGACATCCGCGGCGACCGGAACGTAGCCACTCTGCAGCAGCCGACGGCAGATGGCCTGGCCGATGACGCCGGCCCCTCCAGTCACTATGACTCTTTTTCTCAACGCCATCTCCTCCTCAAAGGGGACTGAGCTCGTTTCGTACAGGACCAGTCTGACGTTTAAAGCACTAAAGAACAACCCTTTAGCCCAAATCGACATCTGGGGACATGTGAGCTGAGTTCGACCCAAGCGTCCCGAAAGGGCCTATGGACCATTGAGTGGTTCAATTACAATTCCGCCTGACCTGATCGGTTAAGATCGAGGTCAACGACGGGAAGGACATCCACCCATGACTAGTTCTGCTGGCATAGAACTCAGCCGGGTACGGCAGGTCCCCGCTCACGAACTGGTCGTCGAGCAGATCCGTCGCGCCTTGGAGCTGGGCCGATTCAAGTCAGGCGACAAGCTGCCCTCGGAGCGCGAGTTGTCCGAGATGCTCGACGTTTCAAGAACCACCGTTCGCGCGGCGGTGACGATGCTGGAGCGAGAGGGTCTGGTCTCGGTGAAACGAGGTCGCAACGGCGGCGTCACCGTCGCCACCCACCCGCACGCCGGCGCCGCCACACGGCGGGCAATGCGCGAGAACCGCGCTTTGTTGGGCAACGCCTTCGACTACCGCGTGATCGTGGAGTCGGGTGCCGCACGCCTGGCCGCTGAGCGCCGACGCGCCGGGGACGTCGCTCAACTTCGCAAGCTGTTGTCAGCCATGGACGCCCACATCGCGCGGGCACAAGAGGGAGACCCGTCGCCGCACCTCGTCACCGAGTGGCAATCATTGGATTCAGCGTTTCACCTCAAGATCGCAGAGGCGTGTCGCAACGATTATCTGTTCGATGCCGTGGCGAACGCCCGCCGTACGATGTGGTTCCCCGTCGGAGCGATCTTTCATCACATTGAGCCCAACGCGAACGACTACCACGATGCCATCGTCGATGCCATCGAGAATCGCGACGAGGAACTCGCAGCGGGGACGATGACCGAACACATAAATACAACCCGCCACACGCTCGAGTCTTGGCTGCGCCAGCGATAGACAGTTGGCATCGGGCGTTAGCCCGGCGACCACGTCGTGGGACGCGGCCGCCGGGTGTTCTGCCTCGCACGCGAGAGCTAATCTCGGATCAGTTTGCGGGCTCCGGGTACGTCGTTGTCGTATGAAGTCTCCGCGGGTTGGTCGACTGGCTCTTCATCGAAGACCGTCCTGCCGATCCGGTTGTAGACATCCGGCTTGACCCTGCGCAGGTAGTACGCCACCGCCATGGACCCGAACAGCAGAGTCACGACGATCCACGGAATCGCCTTGAAGAGCGGAGACTCGGCCGCGCTGCCAGCCGCTGCGGCCATGTTCGAGATCATCAGATAGATCACGAAGACCATGCCCAGTCCACCGACGATCGGACACACCAGCGTTCGCCACACTCCGGCGGTCTCCGGATGCTGCCGTTTGACGTGGAAGTACGTGATGACCGAGATCGAGCACAACACCTGCACGACCAGCAAGCACAGCGTCGCGGTGATCGCCACCAGGGTGAACAGGGTCAGGTAGGGATCGGAGTTCGTCAGAATGGCGACGACCACGAGCAGGACGGTGATGGCCGACTGTACGAGGGACGCGATCCACGGCGACCCATGACGCGGATGCGCGAGTCCGAGTCGAGGCCACAGCAGCCGATCACGGCCGAACGCGAACAGATAACGGCTCGCAGCATTGTGGATGGCCAGTGCGCACGCGAATGTTCCACCGAGTACCAACAGCTTGAATACCGTCACCGCCCAGGGCCCGACGTATTCACGCGCCGGGGTGTACAGCAATTCGAAGGGGTCAGCCCCTGATGCCAGGTCGATGGACTGCTGGGACCCATTGGCGCTGATGACCGCCCACGCGATGAAGGTGTAGAACACCCCGATGCCGATGACCGCAATAAGGGTGGCCCTCGGAACGATGCGCTTGGGATCCTTCGACTCCTCGCCGTATATCGCAGTGGCCTCGAACCCGACCCAAGACCAAAAGGCCATGAGCAAGCCCAAGCCGACGGCGCCGTTCGTCACGCCGTTGGTGTCGAACGCAGCAGTGGGCAGCAGGGAACTCCAGGCGATCCCGGGCCCCCGTACGAGCCCACCGACGGCCGTGATCGTGAGGATCGCGATCTCGCACACCAACGCCACACCAAGCACCTTGGCGGCCAGCGACACATCCTTGTGCGAAAGAAGCGCGATGGCGACGATTGCGACGAAACCGTATACCCACCAGGGTCCGTTGACGTCCAGGTAGGTTGACGCTGCCTGCTGAGCAAACGCAGAGAACACGCCGATGACGCCCGCTTCCATGATCACGTAGACGAACATCGACATGACGCCGGCCGCAAGGCCAGGAATGCGGGACCATCCCCGTGAGACGAAGGTGTAAAAGGCACCGGCGGCCGTGATGTGACGCGCAAGCGCCACGAACCCCACGCTGAAGATCGTTAGCACCACGGTGGCGATGATGAAACCCGCAGGAGCCCCCGCGCCATTCCCAAAGCCAACGGCAACTGGGAGATTGGCCGTCATAGCCGAGATGGGCGCCGAGAACGCCACCACCATGAACACCACGCCGGCCAGGCCGACGGCTCCTCGCTTCAGCGTATGAGAGGTTCCCTCTCCCAAGGGCGTTGAACCCGAGCTTGTTTCCTCAACGCTCACGTTGATCCTTTCTCCGGGCTGCCACCCGTTTATGCGACTGGACTTAAAGGGTGAACTAGTAGACCATATATGTGACTCACTGCACACCCCCAAAAGATCGGCCACGCTCGACGGATCGAGACAAAGGGTTAAAACCCCATTGACTAGTCCTTTATGCTCTAGTGTGGTTGGTTGCAGTGGCCTTCGAGCCAGACGCGAACCCCACCGGCGGGTCTGCGCCACCGCCGCCTCAGGGGTGCGCGACTCTGAGACGTTGCAACCCGCCTAGACCACAACCTGCAGAGAACGCATTTGTGGCTAGCCGGTTATGGAAGGAGCTGGTGTGACAGATTCTCGGCAGCCCGCAGTCGCCGTCACCTTGGACTTCGAGGTGTTCGAGCGGTACCACCATTGGCGGGAGATGCTCGGCGGAATCGTCACCTCAGGTGCGTCTCCGTTAACCATCGACTGCCGCCACCCTCGAACGGATCTCGAGCACCTCATTGGCATGGTCGACGGCTTGATTCTGCTCGGCGGTTCTGACGTCAATCCCGAGCTGTACGGGGGCGACGGCGCAGATCCACTGGTCAATGCAGCTCCGCGCGCATTGGACGACAACGAGATGGCCGCCCTGCACATCGCTCTGCGCCGAGGCATACCGGTACTTGCGGTCTGCCGCGGCGCGCAGCTCACCAATGTCGCGTTGGATGGAACGCTGTTTGCAGATCTCGTGCGCGATCGCCCCAGCCACGTCGTCCATCGCACCAAGGAAGAGGATCTCGACGGAGCGGCCCACAACGTGGATATCCATCCGGACACGCTCTTGGCCACATGGCTAGGTGGCGCGGGGCGAATTCCGGTCAACAGCTACCACCACCAAGGCTTCGCCACCCTGGCGCCAAGCGTGCGCGCTGCGGCGACTGCCGAGGACGGACTAGTCGAAGCATTCGAGATCGCCGCGGCGAATCTCGTTGCCCTCCAGTGGCACCCCGAGATCCTGTGGCCGAGCGATGTCCACTCCGCGAACCTCATGCGCAGCTTCGTCGAATGTTGCGCCGATCGATCTCGCCTCAACACCGCACGCTCCTGAACCCCTGAAGGAAGGACCAACGATGAACGAGCTTGACGTCCCACTGACCCCGTTGCGGTTTCTCGACCGCTCCGCGTCTGTCTTTCCCGACAAGGTTGCGGTGATCGACGGCCACCGTCACCTCACCTACTCCGACCTGGCAGCGCGCGTAACCCGCTTGGCGCACGCCGTGCGAGCGTCCGGCGTACAGCCGGGCGAACGTGTCGCCTACCTGGCCTCGAACTCTGCCGAGATGCTCGCGGCGCACTTCGCGATCCCATTGGCAGGCAACGTCCTCGTGGCCGTGAATACCCGGCTTGCGCCTCCCGAGGTCAAGTACATCTGTGATCACTCTGAGGCCAGGCTCCTCTTCGCCGACGGCGCGCATCTGCAGCGAGTAGGTCTGCACGTCAACGACTTCCGCACGGTCGGTGAGATTATCGAGCTACCTGATGCCGACGGTGCCGACGGGCACACGGGGACTGCCACGACGTACTCGAGCTTTCTGGATCGCGGCACCGACGAGCCACTGCCGTGGGAGACGGACGACGAGAGCGCCACCATTGCGATCAACTACACCTCCGGCACGACTGGACGCCCGAAGGGGGTGATGTACACGCACCGCGGTGCCTACCTCAACGCACTCAACCAGGTCGTCCACAACGGGTTCACGGCCGACACCCGCTACCTGTGGACGCTGCCGATGTTCCACTGCAATGGTTGGTGCAATCCGTGGGCCGTCACCGCCACCGCAGGCGTGCACCTGTGTCTGCGCGCCGTTCGGGCGGACGCGATGTGGCAGGCCATCGACGACCACGATGTCACCCACCTCAGCGGTGCTCCGATCGTCCTCGACACCCTGACCAATGCCTCAGAAGCCCACCCGATTCACCACAACCTGACAATCACCACAGCCGGCGCGCCGCCTAGTCCGGCCACCATCGAGGCGGTGCGCTCGCTGGGGGCCACTGTGGTTCACGTCTACGGACTCACTGAGACCTACGGCCCGTACTCAATCTGTGAAATCCAGCCCAACTGGCGTGATTTGAGCCCAGACGAGCTGTCCGCTCGCCTCGCCCGCCAGGGCGTCGGCATGCTGTGCTCCGAAGCCATGCGGGTGGTC from Mycolicibacterium sp. YH-1 harbors:
- a CDS encoding FadR/GntR family transcriptional regulator; protein product: MTSSAGIELSRVRQVPAHELVVEQIRRALELGRFKSGDKLPSERELSEMLDVSRTTVRAAVTMLEREGLVSVKRGRNGGVTVATHPHAGAATRRAMRENRALLGNAFDYRVIVESGAARLAAERRRAGDVAQLRKLLSAMDAHIARAQEGDPSPHLVTEWQSLDSAFHLKIAEACRNDYLFDAVANARRTMWFPVGAIFHHIEPNANDYHDAIVDAIENRDEELAAGTMTEHINTTRHTLESWLRQR
- a CDS encoding APC family permease, which produces MSVEETSSGSTPLGEGTSHTLKRGAVGLAGVVFMVVAFSAPISAMTANLPVAVGFGNGAGAPAGFIIATVVLTIFSVGFVALARHITAAGAFYTFVSRGWSRIPGLAAGVMSMFVYVIMEAGVIGVFSAFAQQAASTYLDVNGPWWVYGFVAIVAIALLSHKDVSLAAKVLGVALVCEIAILTITAVGGLVRGPGIAWSSLLPTAAFDTNGVTNGAVGLGLLMAFWSWVGFEATAIYGEESKDPKRIVPRATLIAVIGIGVFYTFIAWAVISANGSQQSIDLASGADPFELLYTPAREYVGPWAVTVFKLLVLGGTFACALAIHNAASRYLFAFGRDRLLWPRLGLAHPRHGSPWIASLVQSAITVLLVVVAILTNSDPYLTLFTLVAITATLCLLVVQVLCSISVITYFHVKRQHPETAGVWRTLVCPIVGGLGMVFVIYLMISNMAAAAGSAAESPLFKAIPWIVVTLLFGSMAVAYYLRRVKPDVYNRIGRTVFDEEPVDQPAETSYDNDVPGARKLIRD
- a CDS encoding gamma-glutamyl-gamma-aminobutyrate hydrolase family protein produces the protein MTDSRQPAVAVTLDFEVFERYHHWREMLGGIVTSGASPLTIDCRHPRTDLEHLIGMVDGLILLGGSDVNPELYGGDGADPLVNAAPRALDDNEMAALHIALRRGIPVLAVCRGAQLTNVALDGTLFADLVRDRPSHVVHRTKEEDLDGAAHNVDIHPDTLLATWLGGAGRIPVNSYHHQGFATLAPSVRAAATAEDGLVEAFEIAAANLVALQWHPEILWPSDVHSANLMRSFVECCADRSRLNTARS
- a CDS encoding AMP-binding protein, whose protein sequence is MNELDVPLTPLRFLDRSASVFPDKVAVIDGHRHLTYSDLAARVTRLAHAVRASGVQPGERVAYLASNSAEMLAAHFAIPLAGNVLVAVNTRLAPPEVKYICDHSEARLLFADGAHLQRVGLHVNDFRTVGEIIELPDADGADGHTGTATTYSSFLDRGTDEPLPWETDDESATIAINYTSGTTGRPKGVMYTHRGAYLNALNQVVHNGFTADTRYLWTLPMFHCNGWCNPWAVTATAGVHLCLRAVRADAMWQAIDDHDVTHLSGAPIVLDTLTNASEAHPIHHNLTITTAGAPPSPATIEAVRSLGATVVHVYGLTETYGPYSICEIQPNWRDLSPDELSARLARQGVGMLCSEAMRVVRTTSDPESPLVDVDPDGTEMGEIVMRGNIVMKGYYLEPELTSRAFAGGWFHSGDLGVRHPDGYVQLFDRAKDVIISGGENISSVEVEQALMSHPAVRDVAVVGIPDERWGERPKAYVVTMADAHVTQDDMIDHLKARIAAYKAPREIQFVAEIPKTSTGKTLKTVLRTSGWSESTTRIQG